The following proteins are encoded in a genomic region of Ornithodoros turicata isolate Travis chromosome 6, ASM3712646v1, whole genome shotgun sequence:
- the LOC135397650 gene encoding collectin-11-like — MELKVHGPTACLGACLQTENCRAFNYGASLCQLLDRDLCNETGLHLTENKHMSYYDLQPSVKYEHDGILFPTPYCREAGFCSPRCEEIIYEPYLGQPCEKNFECQMRAGPNSVCRIKPGLCKCAPGYYIEDNTTCVALPSSGYSLYTNLKGDGLYYKLSETSHNFTEALQVCEEVDGGFLARIDEGDVNRFLREVMRVAKVRNAYIGLTDVEQEGVWRWLNGDRLKTKQFWKPGAPDNHNDLEHCAQLGNEIDFGWDDVNCATVSKYLCQFPKGN; from the exons ATGGAATTGAAAGTGCACGGTCCAACAGCGTGCCTCGGAGCCTGTCTTCAAACGGAGAACTGTCGCGCCTTCAACTACGGGGCCTCGCTGTGCCAGCTACTGGACCGTGATCTCTGTAACGAAACAGGCCTTCACCTGACGGAAAACAAACACATGAGCTACTACGACCTTCAACCTAGCGTAAAGTATGAG CACGACGGAATACTGTTTCCCACGCCATACTGTAGGGAGGCTGGATTCTGCTCCCCGCGCTGTGAAGAAA TTATCTACGAACCTTACTTGGGCCAACCATGTGAAAAGAACTTTGAATGCCAAATGAGAGCTGGGCCGAACTCTGTCTGCCGTATCAAGCCTGGACTGTGCAAGTGCGCTCCGGGGTACTACATCGAAGATAACACCACGTGTGTTGCCC TACCTTCGAGCGGGTACTCCTTGTATACCAACCTAAAAGGCGATGGGCTGTACTACAAGTTGTCGGAGACATCGCACAATTTCACCGAAGCGCTTCAGGTATGCGAAGAAGTGGACGGAGGTTTCCTTGCACGCATCGATGAGGGCGACGTCAACCGATTCTTGCGTGAAGTCATGCGAGTGGCCAAAGTTCGCAATGCCTACATTGGTCTAACCGACGTTGAACAG GAAGGCGTGTGGCGATGGCTCAATGGCGACCGTCTGAAGACAAAACAGTTCTGGAAGCCTGGAGCACCGGACAACCACAACGACCTGGAACACTGCGCACAGCTGGGCAACGAGATAGACTTCGGATGGGACGACGTCAACTGTGCTACCGTTTCAAAATACCTCTGCCAGTTTCCCAAAGGAAACTGA
- the LOC135399246 gene encoding uncharacterized protein LOC135399246, producing MFWLTVAVVLGTSSAIEIKDTLVYPKLIESRSDTGEHVLKLTDTLTLNLRPSNVLADNIEYAEDDLVEEMDTENLRKNLLVDPRQMSSVLLHDTEGGLKVEGILHNSYFIRPTRLAARSSDGQDAHLISRISGTSTLLPNYASEIPENYESVPDIESRTSDCKEGEEPPEDITFEVYVISDKEHQKYFPKRRCLIMYTALLFNSVNYYLRSMTKPRVQLRITGVRRIRGRESNYLKTVDAALDGNVTLHTLKERSKTLNLGRKADLALLLTGRNIAPDEKRKNQDYLHGLAFANGLCTENFVAVSTDNPPGFYRGTAPAFRVLGFLLGSRPKGGKNPAKGKTDACSRTESDKVIFANYTRATYKFSKCNEKLVRETIKEKGCSCWAVNTRLTVGRSYTYYPGQNLTREKYCKRKFAHEATNVYVDQKDADKCKVTCCLGQTANTAPSCYTAPAVDGMSCKDNKMCLGGKCTLPPQGSRTPGKTEQPQ from the exons ATGTTTTGGCTAACTGTTGCCGTAGTGCTGGGCACAAGCTCTGCAA TAGAGATCAAGGACACTCTTGTATATCCGAAGTTGATAGAAAGTCGATCTGACACTGGAGAGCACGTGCTGAAGCTGACGGACACACTGACGTTAAACCTTCGTCCCAGCAACGTCCTAGCAGATAACATAGAATATGCAGAGGACGATCTGGTGGAAGAG ATGGATACGGAAAATCTCAGGAAGAACTTACTCGTGGATCCTCGACAGATGTCGTCTGTGCTGCTTCATGACACCGAGGGAGGCCTCAAAGTG GAAGGCATCCTGCACAACTCCTATTTCATTCGACCCACACGGCTAGCTGCCCGTTCCTCTGATGGACAGGACGCCCACTTAATATCCAGAATATCCGGGACAAGCACACTTCTACCCAATTACGCCAGCGAAATTCCTG aaaactatgagtctgttcCTGACATCGAGAGTCGGACATCAG ATTGCAAGGAAGGAGAAGAGCCACCTGAGGACATCACCTTTGAAGTGTACGTCATATCGGACAAAGAACACCAGAAATACTTTCCCAAGCGAAGGTGTCTCATCATGTACACTGCTCTGTTGTTCAACAGT GTGAACTACTATTTGAGAAGCATGACGAAACCAAGAGTGCAACTTCGTATTACCGGGGTTCGCAGGATT CGAGGCCGAGAGAGCAACTATCTCAAGACAGTAGACGCTGCGCTTGACGGAAATGTGACTCTACACACTTTGAAAGAGCGCTCAAAGACGCTGAATCTCGGCAGGAAGGCAGACCTTGCATTGTTGCTTACTGG GCGAAACATCGCACCTGATGAAAAAAGGAAGAATCAGGACTACCTACACG GCCTAGCATTTGCAAATGGACTCTGCACAGAGAACTTTGTGGCCGTCTCGACAGACAACCCACCAGGATTCTACAGGGGAACGGCACCGGCCTTTCGCGTTCTCGGATTCTT GTTAGGATCTCGACCAAAGGGCGGAAAGAATCCTGCGAAGGGGAAGACAGACGCATGTTCGCGCACCGAGAGCGACAAAGTGATTTTTGCCAACTACACGAGAGCGACTTACAAATTCTCCAAATGCAATGAAAAGCTCGTCAGGGAGACAATAAA AGAAAAAGGATGTTCTTGCTGGGCCGTGAACACGAGATTAACTGTGGGGAGAAGTTATACGTACTACCCTGGACAAAACCTCACACGGGAGAAGTACTGCAAACGGAAGTTTGCACATGAAGCCACGAATGTGTACGTAGACCAG AAAGATGCGGACAAGTGTAAGGTGACTTGCTGCCTCGGACAAACAGCGAATACAGCGCCTTCCTGTTATACAGCACCAGCTGTTGACGGCATGTCCTGTAAGGATAACAAG ATGTGCTTAGGAGGTAAATGTACATTACCTCCGCAAGGTTCTCGCACGCCAGGAAAGACAGAGCAGCCTCAGTGA